From the Penaeus vannamei isolate JL-2024 chromosome 20, ASM4276789v1, whole genome shotgun sequence genome, the window gatggagtagatgtagaggtagCTGTTAGAGAACATATCTCCGCTCAGGTAATCAGTACCGCAAGCGGTCATGTTACCCTCAGGCACATAGCGGTTCCACccgaagaaggggggaaggcacCAGGCGAAGGAGACGATCCAGGTGAAGACGATCCTCAGGCTAGCGTCCTTGCTGCTAAGAGGATCCCCAGCCACTCCCTTGACGATGACGTTGTATCGGTCAGCGGTGATGAAGACCATGGTCCAGATGGACACGCAACCGAACAGAGAACCAAGGAAAGCATAGATCTCGCAGAAGAAAGCTCCAAGAGTCCAGGTCTGCCAGTAGCAAGAGATGACCATGGGAGGGAACATCGTGAACATCATCAGGAAGTCGGAGAGGGCCAGGTTGACGACAAGCGTGTTAGCGGGGCTTCTGAGAGACTTTGTTGTCATGAACACCCAGAGGACAACGAAGTTTCCGAAGACAGACAGGAGGCCCATGATGACCATCCAGAACCCAACAAGACTGTACCACAGGGGGTTCATGGGGGGGAACTGGTACCAGTGAGAATCCACCATATGGAGGATCTCCTTGGGCACGGTGTCAACCACCGTGTAGTTCCCATAGGGGTTGGTTGAGGGAAGGCTGTTAGGAGCCACGTTTGCAGGCTCGCTCCAGAAAGACATCTGGAAAACACGAagcagatgaaaatgatgatgaataaatatgTCAAATAGTAATACCAAAGAAATGCATGAATCATACAATGTGTTGCGTGTTTATTTGAATAAAAGaatctcagtccctctctctccctcttatatacatatacatgtatatgtatatgtatatatatatatatatatatatatatatatatatatatatatatatatgtctacacagacacacacaggcgcacacacagatatatatatatatatatatatatatatatatatatatatatatatatatatatatatatatatatatatatatatatatatatatacatatatgtgtatatatatgtatatatatatatatatatatttatatatatgtatatatatatatatatttatatatatacatacatttatatatgtgtgtgtgtgtgtgtgtgtgtgtgtgtgtgtgtgtgtgtgtgtgtgtgtgtgtgtgtgtgtgtgtgtgcgtttgtgtgcgtatataaatgtataaatatatacatatatatatatatatatatatatatatatatatatatatatatatatatatacatatatacgtgcacacacgcgcacacacacacacacacacacacacacatacaaatatatatatgtatatatatatatatatatatatatatatatatatatatatatatatatatatatatatatatatatatatatatatatatatatgtatatatatatatatatatatatatgtatatatatatgaatttatatatatatatatataaatatatatatataatgtatatatatatgagtttatatatatatatatatatatatatatatatatatatatatatatatatacatatatatatacatgtgtgtgcgtgtttgtcgaGGTAGGAagatttgtgttttcttttacatagttacatatatgtgtgtatatatatatatatgtgtgtgtgtgtgtgtgtgtgtgcgtgtgtgtgtgtgtgaatgtatatttgtgtgtgtgtgcgtgtatacatacacacacatataaatgtatacatacatacatatatatatatgtgtgtgtgtgcgtgtgtatgtgtgagtgtttgtgtgcgagatTGTCCTGTGCATATGCTGTTGTAGCTGTATAGAGTTATACGAAATTGCTTATCTACGTCTGTCTGCCGTACATCGAAATCTACCGAATATATGTTGCAAATGGACCCAAATTTTTCATTTTCACAAACGTCGCGAGCACAAATATCCCCCACAAAGAATGAAACCGACTCTCTCACCTTGGAAGATGATTGGGTGCTGAAGAATTTTCAGAGAACTACTTCAGACACCGGGATCCTGTGGCACAGTGAGCTAAGTCTGGCACCTGTAACTCGGTACTCTCTCCCCGGTGCTTATATACTCCCCATAAGCCTTGTGACGTCAAATCCTTCTCAGATCTTCCCCCTTGAGAAACCATAGTTTCCCGACCGAAAAATTAACACATACGGAAGAGTTTTCTATTATCGACACAACACattctcattattgattttatggtTATTAGGTATAGTCTATTACATCCAGGAGAAATAGATAGTAATGTAGTAATTTTATCTTTAGGATTTGGAATCCCTGATGTGAAACAGGGGTTGAAATACTTCCTGGTTCTGAAAAATGGATACAAttggtttatctttctttcttctctctctctctctctctctctctctctctctctctctctctctctctctctctctctctctctctctctctctctctctctctctctctctctctctctctctctctcttcggcctAGGCATTATAAACTACTCTTcattatactatatataacatatagggTTCAACCTATAAAACAAAGCGAAAAGCACAGAAGCTACAAGGCTATTCCTCAAGAGTACCAGTAGGCAAGTACTTAAATGTGACCACACAACCCACCATATAACCAAATTAAAATGGTTAGAAGTTTTTTTAAAATGccaacatgatatatataattcatttatgaatatatacagggTGACTGGCCGATTGATACCATTACAAGCAATAGGTAACAGAACAGGTGTTCAAGTAAACCAGGTTAACGTCAAAAAATAATTTACGGAAACAGGATCAAGACAAATACAAATCCGAGGCCCCTATATCTGATAGAAACATCTCAAATCGAAATAATTTCAAAATGAATTAAAGTAAAATCTTTTAAACTGCCAATGACGTCAGGCCAATGACCCACTGGTGCCGGATAATCACACTGTCTACCTGTCTAATTTCTTTTGTAAAAATAGTTGGTATATAGATGGCGCCACGAgtcctttccttgagttttttttatgtatatgtatatgtgcgtatatgtatatatatacataaatatatatatgtatatatatatatatatatatatatatatatatatatatatatatatatatatatatatatatatatatatatatgtatatatatatatatatatatatatatatatatatatatatgtgtgtgtgtgtgtgtgtgtgtgcgtgtgtgtgtgtgtgtgtgtgtgtgtgtgtgtgtgtgtaatatgtgtatatatgtaatatatacatacacacacacacacacacacacacacacacacacacacacacacacacacacacacacacatatatatatatatatatatatatatatatatatgtgtgtgtgtgtgtgtgtgtgtgtgtgtgtgtgtgtgtgtgtgtgtgtgtgtgtgtgtgtgtgtgtgtgtttcataattATTCTTTCACTGAATAAAATATCACTGGTTAAAGACGTTATATATCtggcacacatgtatgcatatatatatatatatatatatatatatatatatatatatatatatatatatatatatatatatatatatatatatatatattgtatatatatatatatatatatatatatatatatatatatatatatattgtatatatatatatatatatatatatatatatatatataatatatataacatatatatatataatgtagacaaatgtatgtgtgtgtatgtgtatgtatatatatatatatatatatatatatatatatatatatatatatatatatatatatatatatatatatatttatatatatataagtagataaaaaataaagctgCAGTCATTTAGTAAGGCGAGAGTAAGAGCGACGCAAGGAGGAAATACAGCAATCTTACAACAATTGCGCGTCAGACATACTTACGACGCACGTTCAGAAAGGACTGCACGTGCGTTACCCTTACGTCCCACTCATTTCAACGCTCGTTTGGACGCAGCTGCCGTAATGTCGCCGTCTGTGCCATGTAGATTTTTGGCATTGAATGAAATATAAAAGTAGAATTTGCTTCATCctcgtcataataataataaccccaaAAAAttgtaacaacgataacaataacataaaggaAACCGCCCCTTcaacctccatctccttctatccCAAAAGAGCCATTCGTATGCTCCTTGGCACTCCTTTCTTCAGTCCTTCTGGCACTGCGGTAGGACTATGAGGGCCATGTGCCGAACTTGAGACTCGagtcttgggggggaggggggggagtaggtatGCGTATTACTTTCATGAGTGAAGGAGAGGCACGTgattcctttcacgagtgagggagagaaatgtgtatGACTTTCATGAGTGTGGGAGAGATAATTGTTTTCCTCTCATGTGTGTTCCTTTCATGAGCGAGACACATGCACTTCctctcatgagtgagggagagacatgtgtttccTTCGTGAGTGCGGGAGATACATGTGTTTCCTTTTATGAGTGAGGGAGATACATGTGTTTCCttcgtgagtgagagagatacatggGCTTCCTTTTAAGAGTGAGGGAGATACATGGGCTTCCTttcgtgagtgagagagagagacatgtgtgttcccttcgtgagtgagggagagacgcaCTCTCTTTCGCGAGTGATGGAGAAAGTGTGTTCccttcgtgagtgagggagatacatgtgcttcctttcaagAGTGAAATGAATGAGGCTGAGCACACCTTTCTATACCTCAGCTGTTCTTGGGCGTCTTGTTTATTATATTTCGTACGTTGTGGGCGCGTCCGTTTCGCTTCACACTCGCGGGGATAAACTTGCGATCGATCTGCGTCCGCCTTGCAACGACGTGCGTGTAGACAGACGGTTTTACATCCacgatcaaaacaaaaacaaaaataacgtaCGTCTAAATAGCGTGTTCCTCGCGTGCTCCTTATGTCGGTCGCAAGGACAACGGCCGTCCTTGGCTCTGGAAGTCGTAGAGGTTTTTTCTTGCATGATCTGAAGTCATCGTACGTGCTTACGGACAGTCGGCGGGCTAAGAATCTCACAAGAAAAACCTGCTTTGCCCGTGAGTTCCTTGGCGTCTTTTGCCGTAGAAACGCCGTAGAGTGGAAGTATGGCCGGTTGTGAccgaggctatatatatatatatatatatatatatatatatatatatatatatatatatatatatatatatatatatatatatatatatatatatgtgtgtgtgtgtgtgtgtgtgtgtgtgtgtgtatgtgtttgtgtgtgtgcgtgtgtgtgtgtgtgtgtgtgtgtgtgtgtgtttatatttatatatatatatatatatatatatatatatatatatatatatatatatatatatatatatatatacatatatatatatatatatatatatatatatatatatatatatatatatatatgtatatagttatagttatatgtatatacatatatatatatatatatatatatatatatatatatatatatatatatatatatatatgtacatttacataaagttatatgtatatatatatatatatatatatatatatatatatatatatatatatagtgtgtgtgtgtgtgtgtgtgtgtgtgtgtgtgtgtgtgtgtgcgtgcgtgtgtgtgtgtgtgtgtgtgtgtgtgtgtgtgtgtgtgtgtgcgtgtgtgtgtgtgtgtgtgtgtgtgactccatatacatatatatatatatatatttatatatatatatatatatatatatatatatatatatatcatatatacacacgtataaatgtctatatatacatatatagacatatatatattatacatatacacacatgtatatgtgtatatatatgtatgtatatatgtatatatatacatatatgtatgtaagtatatatatatatatatatatatatatatatatatatatatatatatgtatatatatatatatttatatatatatgcatatatatatgtgtatatgcatatagatgtttatatatgcgtgtgtgtatgtgtgatgtatgtgtctgtaagtgtgcacGTGCACGTATATACATCACGTAATCAGCAATCTGCCCGGTGACATTCTGTTTCCGTTGAGGCTCCACAGTAAGCTTAGAAATTCTGAATAAAGACCTTTCATTAAAGGTTTCATAAAATCTCACAGTGGAAAGGAAATATTTTGATAATCTATCATTACGGACGCTTGTACTCCTTGTGCAATTATAAGCTGTAATGTAATCAGTGTTTATAGCTTGCCTGCTTGCGGTAGCCATTGCAGGCTCGTtgctctgtctattttttttttttttttttttttttgggggggggggagtggctttGAATTCTAACCGAAATTTTGTGGTTGTGGAAGTATAagaatggaaaaagtaatgaatatTCTCGCCGGAGAATTACTTTATATTCTTTAGATAAtcgtttattttgtttaatatgCATATGACCGCCTAAGAAACGTACAGCTGTGGTGTCCGAGTGGTTAAGGAGTTGGACTCGAAATCCAATGGGCTAtgcccgcacaggttcgaatcctgtccaCAGCGACGTTTTCGAAGTTATACACTTTTAAAGCAAGCGAGAACACTGAGAGAAGATGAACGATAAGTCTGTTTCTTGTGGAGTGAAAGTGCTTTTGGAGGTATTATCAGAATACGGGAATCGTAAATGTGGACGCAAAAATTTCTTTCCTTCGCGTTATCCAAAATGGCGACTCGAAGTGAAACTGCTTCTTCAACCCTCCCTTCtactttataataataaatacaatcacAGGCATAGTGTTAACGAAACGAACCACTCGGTGTGAGGGGGTTCCCTTGAGACATGCTGATGGGAGTGTAACAGGTGTGCGATATTATCCGGAGTCATGGTGGCCCTCGCTGACAACTATGCGCTGACTGTAGCCACTGCTGAC encodes:
- the LOC113818639 gene encoding rhodopsin, which gives rise to MSFWSEPANVAPNSLPSTNPYGNYTVVDTVPKEILHMVDSHWYQFPPMNPLWYSLVGFWMVIMGLLSVFGNFVVLWVFMTTKSLRSPANTLVVNLALSDFLMMFTMFPPMVISCYWQTWTLGAFFCEIYAFLGSLFGCVSIWTMVFITADRYNVIVKGVAGDPLSSKDASLRIVFTWIVSFAWCLPPFFGWNRYVPEGNMTACGTDYLSGDMFSNSYLYIYSIWVYIFPLLYIIYSYTFIVKAVANHEKQMREQAKKMGVKSLRSDEAQKTSAECRLAKVALMTVTLWFMAWTPYFVINYGGMLNKSMVTPLFSIWGSVFAKANAVYNPIVYAISHPKYRAALEKKLPFLACATEGKDNISESVSTNEKAESA